A section of the Candidatus Eremiobacteraceae bacterium genome encodes:
- a CDS encoding alcohol dehydrogenase catalytic domain-containing protein, translating to MTTTTRAAVYDRDGSIALRDLPLEPPGPGELGVRITACGICPGEVLGWYVARKAPFVLGHEPVGVIEECGAGAAPSGDGGRPFQTGERIFIHHHAPCMRCRRCERGDYV from the coding sequence ATGACTACGACAACTCGCGCCGCGGTCTATGACCGCGACGGATCAATAGCCCTAAGAGATCTGCCCCTCGAACCGCCGGGTCCCGGCGAGCTGGGTGTGCGCATCACCGCCTGCGGCATTTGCCCCGGCGAAGTTCTCGGCTGGTACGTCGCGCGCAAGGCGCCATTCGTGCTCGGCCACGAGCCGGTCGGTGTCATCGAGGAGTGCGGTGCCGGCGCCGCTCCTTCGGGCGACGGGGGCCGGCCGTTCCAAACCGGGGAGCGCATCTTCATCCACCATCACGCCCCGTGCATGCGATGCCGCCGCTGCGAGCGCGGCGACTACGTCCA